The nucleotide sequence CTAAAAATCTTATTGAGACAAATCTAAGTTCAAAATGTctcatttttctaattttcccATAATTTATACACCAAGAAGAAATTAAGAGAGAGAAGGGGAACCATAACAAAAAGTCAACAGTAAATACCAAACTAAAACAACATGCCAATCTTGTCTTTGTGAAACCAAAAACTGCAGCAACCCCATGAAAAAGGTCCCCATTCGATACTGAGCATTTACTAAGGCGAGATTGTTTATTAAGTAGTAGTATTTGTAAATCACTTTGATTGTTGATAGTTTTACGATtctaattatttgaaaaaaaaaaaaaattccctaAGAACGCGACATTATCATCTCCTTTCTCTTAATATCTCAACTCTTTACGATCTGTATTcgttaaacaaatttgatttctttggcaaattaaaaatatttttgtatggaAATTAATTAAAAGTATAGTTTATGGAAGGAGGAAAAGAAGAAACTAAGATAGTGGTAAAAGGACAATAATGTCACATGAACTGAACCAGATCTATTCAAGGGGTCCCTCTAAATTGGTTCTCTCTTGCCCATATCTCCATCATTCTCATTATAACATTCAAGATTTCTAtcattcttcaaaaaaaaatcttaacagtactttttgttttcttccacTATAACTCTGAGAGCTATAGCTATTAGCCTATTGCAGAAAACCAGTGAAAGATAgagatgagaaagagagagagagagatcatgCTGATAAGAAGTTAGGCAAAACTAACTTTCTATTTATGTATAATTAGGTCAATCACATCACCAATTTAACCTTTTTTCCTCCTCTAAATCTCCTTCACTTCTCCTCCTCTCcttccaaaattagggtttgttGTTTCTCACTTTATTTCTCAATTTTCAAAGTCATCCAATCTGGATTCAAGCCAAGAACCCAATCTTAGCCACACAATTAAGAGATCTGACTTCTAAAAGATGATGACCAACTTGTCTCTTGCAAGGGAAGGAGAAGCACAAGTAAAGAAGCCCATAGAAGAAGTTGAGAGAGAGCACATGTTCGACAAAGTGGTGACTCCAAGCGACGTAGGGAAACTAAACAGACTCGTGATCCCAAAGCAACACGCAGAGAGATACTTCCCTCTAGATTCATCCTCAAACGAGAAAGGTTTGCTTCTAAACTTTGAAGATCTAACAGGAAAGTCATGGAGGTTCCGTTACTCTTACTGGAACAGTAGCCAGAGCTATGTCATGACTAAAGGTTGGAGTCGTTTCGTTAAAGACAAGAAGCTTGACGCCGGAGATATTGTCTCTTTCCAGAGATGTGTCGGAGACAGCCGCTTGTTTATCGATTGGAGGAGACGACCTAAAGTCCCTGACTATCCGACATCGACTGCTCACTTTGCTGCAGGAGCTATGTTCCCTAGGTTTTACAGTTTTCCGACAGCAACTACTTCGACATGTTACGATCTGTACAATCATCAGCCGCCACGTCATCATCACATTGGTTACGGTTATCCACAGATTCCGAGAGAATTTGGATACGGGTATTTCGTTAGGTCAGTGGACCAGAGAGCGGTGGTGGCTGATCCGTTGGTGATCGAATCTGTGCCGGTGATGATGCGCGGAGGAGCTCGAGTTAGTCAGGAGGTTGTTGGAACGGCCGGGAAGAGGCTGAGGCTTTTTGGAGTCGATATGGAATGTGGCGAGAGTGGAGTAACCAACAGTACGGAGGAAGAATCTTCATCTTCCGGTGGGAGTTTGCCGCGTGCCGGAGGTGGCGgtgcttcttcatcttcctctttgTTTCAGCTGAGACTTGGGAGCAGCTGTGAAGATGATCACTTCTCTAAGAAAGGAAAGTCTTCATTGCCTTTTGATTTGGATCAATAATAATTGATGAGAGATTAGTTGGTATTATAAGCTTAAACCacacataattatatatatgacaacACACTGCATTGGtttcattataaatttatagtGAAATGATGTACATGTGTTATAGTGATATACATTCATAGTCCATATAGAGAATTTTTATGGATTTGAATAATCCTTTTGTCAAGTGTTCTTGAAAAAATTGTTGATTGTCTATACATATGAAGTACCTCCACCATTTGTTAGTCCTTTTATCATTTTACCCAATATATCATCTATCGattgattaaattattaaaatcacaTTTGGCAAAACATATCTTAGGTTATGTAACAAGATTGCAAGGCTGTTTATAGTAGAAAAACTGGGTACAACAAATAAGTGAGATTTGTAAGAAGAGACATGAACTAGGATTGGGATCAGTGTAAACCCATATCTCTTCGGTCAGAAAGTTTCAGAGTTTGATGGGCTGTCTTAGAAAAATGAAATGTCTCTATATAGGATTGCtgctttttgtatatatatgtgtgtatcattaattattgtccCTGCAATAAAATTTGTTATGGGTTTCTATGTTTGGATTACTAAATATGGCTGCTGCGCGGCTGCTTTTCTCTGAAGCTATTGCTGGATATCAGTTAGGCAGGTAGACTTGCAGGAGATGGGCAGTGACAAATCAGTAATTAAAAACTTGCTTATTTATATAACTGTGTGATGTCTATATTAGCAAAAACGAAAAAGAGaagagtttttctttctttctttttcatcttGGGGAATGGGGCGATTGAAAAAAGGTGTGAtctgaaaataagaaaattaacaaaacagtatttttgttgttgtcagGTATGTATTGTATTGTATTGTATTTTGGGTTTCTCTTTTCGGCTCTTGGTTTGAACTCTGCAATCTCTATATCTAGATATCAATGCAGAAACACATTTAGTgtaaacatatgttatagtTATACCCTTACGTAAGATGTGTTGATATCTATATCTTATCCGATCATCTAGTAAGATTTATCACGAGTATATATACCATATAGCTAATTTTATACTCTGGTTAATGACTTGCATGGTTTTGTTATAAAGGCATACATTCATTAGTCAAATTTCAAACGTTAAATATATGGTttgtatagtatatatattgctAACTAAATTAATTCACCTTAAATGTTTGGGTTTGTTTTCAATTTGATGTGGTGGATTACATAAATCGTGAGAGATTGGCACAGATAACACTATCGATTGGTGGGTGTGAATGAAGACTATCTCAAACCATTTTTTATAAACCGAACGGATCGGAGCAGATTAAACCGTGAACCCGGAAAATATAGGAACCGAATCAGTCATTCAGTTGGATAAAACCTTGAgtttgtttataattttctattaaaaattaattttattaattattttttatcacttaaattatacaaataaaaacttttctatttttattatattaattttatataaaattataactcacaataataaatatttaaattcaaaaaattggttttatattttttatttacacttaaattttatttcataattatttttattaaaaaattaattatgtttgtaaatttaccaaaataattaacaaagcatttagatttagttttattttcattcttCGTGCGATTGAACTGATCAGCTGAATTAAGTTAAAACCGATTGAAACTTTCCGAAGCATATTGATCAATGACCCAAAAATCATTTTGGTTAGCTATCAGTTCGGTTTTAGAAACAATTACCTGAGACCAATGAAAATTTCTCGACCGGTAAAACTCAGAAAACAGCAATCAATTTCTAATTTAAACATTCATCATTCAACGTCTCGGCGTTTCTACGAGTCAAAGTAAAGAGAAATTCAAGCTTCATTCACTCTTCCGAATTTCTCACTCGGTCCCTACATTATAAACTATGTTTTATGATTTTCTTGAAATTATTGAATTAACAGAAGCATACACATTGACTCACGTAACgtttatagattaaaaaaaaaaaaaaaagagaaaatcgcataaaaacctTGAAAGTGTCACTTATTAGCACTTTAAACCTTGAAGTTTTTTCACTAACACTTTTAACcttcaaagtgacatttttatcataaaaaacctccaaagaagaaaaatggcCGGCTGAACAggttaaaaatagtttttttttccaaaaataattatttattaataaataaacaaaaaaaattaataaaaatagtaaaaattaacaaaaaaactcataaattaaacaaaattgagaaaaataaataaagatttagaaaattagataaaaaataactaaaaattcagaaataaataagatcaaattaaaatacagaaaaaataataattttcaaaaaattgaaaattcaaaaaagttttttttcattttcaaatataatttccGACATATCTCCAATGACGGTTTTTGGCATATCTCCAATGATAATTTCTgacattatatttgaaaatgaatgttgataaaaaaaaatatttgaaaatgattttttttttgaattttcattttttttttgaaatttatgatttttttttatttttctctattttaatttgatcttatttattttttgaattttttgttattttttatttaattttttaaatctttatttatttttctcatttttttgatttatgagtttttttgctaaatttttcgatttttattaattttttgtttattttattaattaaataattattttttgaaaaaaaaaactgtttttaaccTGTTCAGCcgatcatttttcttctttgaagattttttatgataaaaatgcaCTTTGAAGGTTAAAAGTGTTAGTGAAAAAACTTCAAGGTTTAAAGTGCTAGTAAGTGATACTTTCAAGGTTTTATATGCAATTTTccctaaaaaaaatatcaaatgatATTTTgaggaaaataaaaagaacttaGTAGAAAGGAAAATCAATAGATCCCAAGTATCTGAATCTAGAAAACGGAGGAGAATGTATGGTTCAAAGGTCGTTAGATGACTTAGATCACTTGACAGGAGCAGTCAAGATGGGGTGGTGGTAGCTCTAGACAGGGACGAGGGGAAGACGTGGAGTCCATCACATCACAAAGGCGGTTTTGATTTCTCCAATGGAGATCAGGGCTCGCTTGGATCGTTCTTTCTCAATGGAGTTTCTTGAGACTAAAGATGCATACAACTACTTCAGGTAATAACATCTTTgatagtttttctttctttcctttctgATGTGTGGCGATAGAAATTGTAAGTCTGATGAATTACTTTCCTTTTATGCAACAGATATATCCATTTATCCTCGTATATGAGTAGGCTCAGAGAGCTTTTCAGGCCGCACTTGCGCTTCATGATCTAAATGGTGTAGCAAGTGTCCTTCCTTACCATATTGATTCGCATATAACTATGGCCGACTATTTTGAGTTTGTGGGAGAGCATCAAGTGCCGCAGATGCCATGCTTGTACCGTTTGGAGCGTGCGTGGCATCCTATGTCCACTCCGTTCAATGGTAACTGCCGGTTGAAGTTTACTCATGAGACAAACAAGCCATTTTTCACGTCACTTTTTCGTTACATGAGAAACATGGATAGGCCTATGTGGCTGTCGTAAAGCCTCGTTACGGGATATGTCAGATGGAAGGCGCATGCTGGCATGCAGTGTAAGACGGTGTTAAACGGTGTCGATGAAATGGAGGAAACTGTTGAAAAGTTATTAATTGTTTGATTTTCGCCAAAATATCTTAAAACTTATTTATTAGCTAAAAACTGAAATCTATTCAAACTCGCTGGAAGAGTTTAAGAGATTAGTTGGATGATTCGAAGACGAGGTGACATGAACTTGAAACCCTAACTACACTAGCCAACTCGTTGAGCATCTCATGTTTCTCTTCCAACGTTTGGAAATATTCCAGCTGTATGGGTTCTGTGTAGAAGGTTGCTTTCTTCAAGTGTCTTGCGTTCTTTAAAATGTATGTTGCCACTTCTCTATCATCTTTACGATCCCATATGTATCCTGTCCACATGAGTGTCTCAAGATGGAACAACAAACATTCTGGTACACATTTAGGACGTTGCTCCCAATCCCCGGCCAATGGAAAAGTGGATACTTTGTTGTCATGGTACAAATATGCCTGAGACCAATGcaataaaaatgatattagatCTCATCGAAATACCTGAAACTGGAgctatgagaaagaaaaaaaaactaattaaaattgcTTACGATGTTGACGAGCTTGAGGATTTGCAATTTAGGAGAACTATCGAGCATGCGCGCAAGTAGTTTCGACCATTCACTTTTACTTGTATTCAGCTCCAAAGATACCAGCTGATAGAAGGTAATACCATCTGTGCATGATGCAACATTagtatattaaaaacaattaatattagCCCGGAAAAAAATCACCTGTGAGAACCTTAAATTGTACCTTGAAGGGTGAAAAGTCAAAGGAAAGACGTTTGGCTGAAGTTAAAGATACAAAAATGTTTTCGTTGTGTAAATTTATATCAGTAAAGCCAGTGATTTTTGCCTCCACCAGTTCTGGAGCATTCTCAATAAGACAAAACCCATACGACTCGGTGCGATGAGTCCTATGTAACCAAAAACTTAACAACCCGACTCCTTTGATGTTCAAGTATTTCAAAGAAGGGGCGTTTATCACATATCCTCCccgacatgttcctcggaatgtatcTACTATGGTTAGTCTCTGTAATGATGGCACCGCAATAGTGAAAGTGATCACCCCATCGTAACTGCCCCTTCGCTGCACAACCAAATCTTCGAGACTAGCGCAACCACATAAAAGGTTGCAAACAGATTCGTCGTCTCTGAAGTTCACATAGCTAAGGTGCAGCTTTTTAAGGGACTTCAAACCTACCCGAGAAGGAAAGTCTAAAAGAAATAACTTACTTATTTCCAAGGTATCGAGTGTGTTATTACAGTTACAGAAAACACTCGGAAATCTAATCAAGTTGCCGTAATACTTTTCATCTAAAAGCAGCTTCAGTACTAATTTACGCACATGGCGTGCAAATGCAATTCCAATCCAT is from Brassica napus cultivar Da-Ae chromosome A4, Da-Ae, whole genome shotgun sequence and encodes:
- the LOC106450543 gene encoding B3 domain-containing transcription factor NGA1; this translates as MMTNLSLAREGEAQVKKPIEEVEREHMFDKVVTPSDVGKLNRLVIPKQHAERYFPLDSSSNEKGLLLNFEDLTGKSWRFRYSYWNSSQSYVMTKGWSRFVKDKKLDAGDIVSFQRCVGDSRLFIDWRRRPKVPDYPTSTAHFAAGAMFPRFYSFPTATTSTCYDLYNHQPPRHHHIGYGYPQIPREFGYGYFVRSVDQRAVVADPLVIESVPVMMRGGARVSQEVVGTAGKRLRLFGVDMECGESGVTNSTEEESSSSGGSLPRAGGGGASSSSSLFQLRLGSSCEDDHFSKKGKSSLPFDLDQ
- the LOC106454445 gene encoding FBD-associated F-box protein At3g49020-like is translated as NPYIYIYLNPDSKTCGENLRNQDVLNEDRISDLPEALLMQILSSLATKNVIATSVLSKGWRSLWKKVPSIKFDSWYHKTEPHRFSEIVYKSLLSYNSPVLDSFYLVDICVSEVSDDITIWIGIAFARHVRKLVLKLLLDEKYYGNLIRFPSVFCNCNNTLDTLEISKLFLLDFPSRVGLKSLKKLHLSYVNFRDDESVCNLLCGCASLEDLVVQRRGSYDGVITFTIAVPSLQRLTIVDTFRGTCRGGYVINAPSLKYLNIKGVGLLSFWLHRTHRTESYGFCLIENAPELVEAKITGFTDINLHNENIFVSLTSAKRLSFDFSPFKVQFKVLTDGITFYQLVSLELNTSKSEWSKLLARMLDSSPKLQILKLVNIAYLYHDNKVSTFPLAGDWEQRPKCVPECLLFHLETLMWTGYIWDRKDDREVATYILKNARHLKKATFYTEPIQLEYFQTLEEKHEMLNELASVVRVSSSCHLVFESSN